Genomic window (Capsicum annuum cultivar UCD-10X-F1 chromosome 10, UCD10Xv1.1, whole genome shotgun sequence):
TTTAACAATACTGCCATTGATTAACAATACTGCCGTTGACTTGCATCAAGCTGTTGCTTTGCTTTTTAATAAAAGCTGGTAATGACCCATGTCACATGGATAGACTTGTTTACAAGCACATATTAGGTGTGgataattgtgaacaattgacagAGGCATCAATAGTTTCTTGCAAATGTTGATGTATCTTGAAGAATTAGCACAAAGCACGCATGCCCATGTCGCACCAGTTTGACATGGATACATTAAGGCAATTGAAGCACCCATGTAACTAAAGCGCATAGACCATTACAAAAACAACCAAATTAATGCATTCATATGTTTTTATTAACTAGTTCAGACTGCATAAAGATGTCATTTAACATCGATATAAGAGATTCTCCTAACCTTAACTGCCACAGTGAATTCTCCAGGAATAACTTTGTGCAACTCTTGGCTATGAACAGCCACTGGTATTCTGTGGACAAGTAGCGCTGCCACCTAAACTCAAAAGAGTACATGACCATCTAATCAACCAGGAAACAAGGAAggaaatgaaatataataaaaggcTTTAGACATTACCTCTTCATGAACCAATGGTATGATATTATCAACTCCATTTTCAACCTTGGCAAGAACAAGTTTCATTGCGGCACTTGCATCATCTAGACAAATATGTGGAGAGCCCATCTTTCGAAGTTTAAACCTTAACACAGACTATTTGGAAAATATGGTAAATAAGCAACAATAGCATCAATCAAGCAGAGCTTGTGATAAATTGTTAAATACTTGTAAAAAGAACAATAGTTGGACAAAGAATAACAGcaagaaaaaccaagaaaagTATTTGCTAATATAGGCAGGACAGCTATTTTACTAACACAAAAAGAAAGTTCTTTTTTGGTAAAGACAAAAAGAAAGGAACTCGTTAGAGTGTTCAGATACAAGCATTTGAATAAATGTCACTCACGAATTCCCAAATACAAATGGAATCCAAACTGAGGGTTGGTATGACCAACCTACTAACAGAGTGGACATATTTAGCATGAAAGATGTACcaaaacattttaaaaaatgCCTACCTTACACAAGTTACTCACAGAAGGTTTATAATAAGGCTCATCCTGATATTTGAAGGCATATGATGTGTCGATCACTCTTGCATGATCTATCTTCAAAGCTGTTAAGAGTGACATAACAGAGAAAAAAGCATGATATATTTCTCTAAAGGACAgggaaagaaaatagaaaagggaGTAGAAATAACATAAAAACCTACGGCATTAAAAAAGAGACTTGTGATCATAAAATCAGGTCATCTCCAGTTACCAGTAGATGAGCACCAAAGATTTTGAATGTTAATATAAAAAGGACCCAACACTTATGAGTCAAGATGTAACTTACCACGAAGATCATTGTGTAAACTATGGCCAATCAAAATGGTTCCATGTGATAATAGCTTCTTCATGGACGTCTGGATCATAATACACAAACGTTCAGACGAATTGTAAATGGCTACAGGACAACCTAAATTGAACAACTTATACCTGTACATCAGCCAATGAACAAGAAACTCCATCTAAATCTCCAGCAGTTATTCCAGTAATTTCAGTTCGGTAATCTGCAATTGGTTTGCTGCGATTCACAAATTCATTGAGTTTAACCTGCAATTTCAGAACCTCAAAACAACTAATGGTGACATGAAAAAGAGAGTTGAACTACATCAGAGATAAAAAGGCAGGTGGCTCATTCTgccatttattattattattatttttttattttattattattattattttaagctAAGTAGTGACTTAGACAATATAGAAAAATTGTTAGAAGAAAAATTCAGTGGATTGAAAATtaatcctatccatgatgaagGAATTGCAAAGGACAAAAATAGTCCAACTGAGATAAACAAGCTCTCAGAAAAATTTTGCGAGGAAACCGGCCCAGAAAATGTTCTATTACCAAAGGCctactcctcaagatgttctgttTGAAGAACAGGGATTATATGTCCCTAACAGTTTTAGAGGTGATGAAATCAATGAATGGAATGTAGATGGTCTAACTGATAGACAGATTTCTACAATGGTGCATAGAATGTTAATGTACTGCACAATATGTAAAGCTAAACCTGGAAACACTGATAAAGGTATTGCAGAAATGATTACTGTAGGCTTTACTGGTCAGCTTAAGGCCAGGGATCCCGGGCTAAAATCaactttattttgattcattttaaACCTGTGGGAAAATCCATTTCGGATTCAGTTGGATCCAAATCAGAAACTGCATTAGCAATATTATCGCTATCGATTCTGATATTATTCATCCTAGAGCTTTCTCTAATTTGAGAAGTATAAGCTCTAGATGGAGAATTAACAATATAATCAACAGGGGATATGTAAGAGGATGTTGATCTTGTTAACCTCGATGAAGTTGTGATATGCAAATCACTAGCTCTATTTATTAGAGGTAGGGAATCAGAAAATCTGATTCTTACAGTACCATCAGCGGTTTGTTCTACCTCTGAGATCTCACTATCGAGAATACTTTGAGGAGGAGCTACATCCACAAGGATCCATTCTTTTGGAAAATTTATTTCATCccatttaaattattattgttgttgttactgttactgttattattattgttgtcgttGTATCACAGAAAGGTATAAGTCCCAAAAGTACCTCTAAATTACGGTCCACAGCACAGATTCTGACTAAAGCTTCAGTACCATCTTGGCAAAGGACCATTTCACAATCAATTGCAACCATGGCCTTTGATTGATCGAAATAACTCCTTCTGGTGACTAACCAACCCTGTTCCCATGGATGTACGTAAGTTGTAAGAGAAGTTTAGTTTTACAATAGAACAGGCAATTATACAACGCAGAGATTCAAGTGCCACAGAATTAATCCAAGCAAGGACTATCACCAGTTCAGTAAACAAGCTAAACTAAAATGCACCTAAAGTTACCTGCAGAGGATCAAGATGAGCAAGTATAGAGGAGATCatgaaaaaaatctcaaaacaaactactttgtttcaaaacaaataagCTGAACTTGGAACAGTATACCTCCTATAAAATGTCAGAGAAAATACTTCATTTAGGACTTTTTCTAGAAATTGAACTTCCAAAGTAGAcgacaaaagaaaacaaaaggtaGTAACGAACCTCCTCGTGTGATGGAAATGAGTAATCTCTCGGATATTCAGGGTGCTCAAGAGTTAAATAAACCAGTCCCTGCGCAGCCAGAGAGTAAATTTATTAAGTATACCCAAGTGGTGAGGTACAGTGATCATACAGCTTCACAAGCAAATACCAACTAGCCTCTTGGAAAAAGAGTGGTCGAGGATCTAAATAGGAAAGATTatgacttcttttttttttttgaataggAAAGAATGTGACTTTTTTGCTATACAATTTATCTGAATATCACtttcatttgtttattttattgtatttcattTGGACAGCAGTGGTGTTTGGGCTAGTTTGCACATTCGTCTATAATCCACCTAGCATCACGTCCTACCCATAAGTACAAGTTGATATGGTAATcctatccaccaaggctagaacaaatGGCTTTACAGCAGTTTTTGTAGCTGGTATTGTAACTGGGATCTCTAGGTTGATCCAAATCTCAACTACTAAATCAAACAGTTAGAGATCtgtatttgaaatttaatttcaaaactcTACCAGAAAGTGAGATTAACGATATTTTTAACGAGTTATAACTAGAGACTCCAGTTAAATTCTAACAAAAAAAGTTATATGATAATGGTTAACTAGAAATGAATTAGCTACTTTCGACCAACTTAAGTAGATTTCCCAAGTATCTAAAAGGTAAACTTCCCTAATGTTGTAGTTGTGCAAAAGCCAAAACATATTGTTCACCTGCTCAGCCGATTCACTGTCTGGGAAACTTTTCTGGAGCTGTTCGACAGCATCTTGGTTGGAATGACATTGAAACACCTTATAAGTATACTGCACAAGAAAGTAACATTCTAGTATTCACATTAACAAAATCATTTTACGCTAATTAAACAAACAAAATCCAGAAGTCGATCTATAACCACCTTTAAGTCATTTTGGCTAAAAGTCTTTAAAAATGCCAGCAACACATCAATAGACCTCTTGGATGGGTCACTCAAGCTAACCCCAAACTTCTTGTCGTAGGATCTCAAAAAATCTTTCCACCTTCCTTTGCTTCCTTTCAGCCCCCGCTTTTGAGCCAACTTGACGAGCTCAGCAAGAACCTTTTATTAACATTCAAAATGATAAAGCATACTATCATTTCATCTGAAGCAAAGTGTTACAATACTAGCATGCATCTTGAATTTGCACACTTGGAGACCCTAATTACTACTGCCTCTGTTCAAAAATACTTGTCACAGTTCCCTTTTTGAGAGTGAAACGATCTGAAccttgaccaacattttaagcTATATCTTTTTATcatattgatatgagaaaaattgCAGTTTATAGAACTTTctgtattttgaaaaaacaaaattttacatttaaaatatcaaattaatctaatctaatttaggTTTAAAAGCAAGTCAAATTGACTCTCGAGTCTCGAGAAACAAAAAGTGACAACTATATTGGAACTGGAGGAGTACAATCTACTACACATGTATCTTCAGTTTGCACACTTGGAGAGTCTAATTActatataattcctgcaaaaaTAAGAAATGCAAAACCAGCTCGAAAATATGGAGGGCAGAAGTCTTATAATAATTACTCAATTTTACAGATTATGGCTTCTTTCCTAGAAGTGAaaaagggcagcctggtgcactaagctcccgctatgcgaGGGAACTGGGGAATGGCCGGACCATAAGGGTCTACTGTACGCAGCCTTACCCagcatttctgcaagagactgTTTTCATGACTCGAACCCATGACCTCCCaatcacatggcaacaacttaaCTGTTACACCAAGGCTCTCCTTGTTCTTTCATTCATAGAGTAAACAAACCATTTAACAAGTTCTTGGTATCTAACTCCTATACAAAAGTCGGCATACTGACAATCTACCatataactaaaagaaaaaaaatcccacTTAATTaccaaacaacaacataaccaaTGCAATTCCACAAAGTGAGGTCCTGAGAAGGGTAGAGTttacacagaccttacccctaccttggagGTAAAGAGGCTAtttcaatagaccctcggctcaagaacAATGTATTACCAATCAAAAGAAACTGCCACtgtattactccctccgttcatttttacttgtcacattgtGCTTTATGAAAGTCAACTTGATTAAACTTCGACACCAAATTGAaatagattaatttaatattttaaattttaaatttggatGTTCGGAAACTATACGAAAAatgctataagttgcaatccttcttatattaatatgatgaaaaaatatatctcaaaatgttggtcaaagttcATGAAGTTTGACTCACGAGAAGCGTAAAGTTACAAGTAAAAATGGAGGGAATACtaaacaacaatatacccagtgtaatctCACAAAGTAGGGCCTGGGTAGGATAGGGTGTATGCAAACTTTACCCCTACCTtggaagtagagaggctatttctatAGACCCTCGGCCCAAAGACATGTATTACCAACCAAAACAAATTGCCACTTTATTACCAAACAACAACAtccccagtgtaatcccacaaaatGGGGTCTCGGTAGGTTAGAATGTATGTAAATCTTAACCCTATCTTAGAAGTAAAGAGtctatttccaatagacccttgACTCAATGACACTACATTACCAatcgaaaattaaaaaatagccaATGTATTACCaaaaaacaacatacccagtgtaattccacaaagtggggtcctCGGGAGATAGGGTAGAGTGTATGTAAACATTATGCCTGCCTAGAAGGTATAAATATTGTTTCCACTAGATCCTCAGTTCAAAGGACATAGTATTACCGAACAACAACATATTCCGTGTAATCAAACAAAGTGGGGTCCTCGGGAGGtaaggtagagtgtacgcaaaccttaccatTACCTCAAAAGTAAAGAGATTGTTTCCATAGATACTCAAATCAAAGGATAATATATTACCAAACAACAACAtacagtgtaatcccacaagtgggatccTCATGAGgtagggtagagtgtacacataCCTTACCCTTACCTTGAAGCAGTGTTTTGAAAAGCGAGAGCCGAAAAAAAGCGACGAGGGCTCGCTTCACAGAAGCGAGAAGCGTGAAGCGAAGCGCACGCTTTTTTCCATTAAAGCATTATTtagtacaaaatttaaaaatattaaacatacataaataaataaccaacaactcaataaataacataatctttcCATACTCAAATTAAAAAGAGAATAGATAGTCATAACGAGTATTCAaccaaactactaaaatactaaaaatatatactGATAAATAAACAGAATTTAGATTacatataaccaaaaaaaaagtaaaaagaagaaaaacaaagctgGAAGTCAGATTACATACaacccaaaaaaaagtaaaaagaaaaaaacaaagttgGAAATCAGATTACCTACagcaaaaaaaagtaaaacagaaCTGGAAAACAGAGaaggagaagagaaaaaaaacagAGATGAAAAACAGTAatagagaagaaggaaaaaaactaGAAAACCCTAACAGGAggagaaaaagagaaatagagaagaagaagaggaggagaaatagagaagaagaagtcGCATATCTTCAGCTGTTGTTCCAGAAAAGTCGCAGCAATGCAGTCGTATAGTCACTTAAGagttttaactaaaataaattaaataaagcaataaaacaccaaaaaaaaattaaatatccaCTTAAGCGAGCTTTTCTGCGTATTTTTTGCTTCATCGCTTCTGGACCTAAAGCGTCAGCTTTTTTCTCGCCCCAACGCTTCAAGTGTAAAAAGCGACCCACTGTCGCTTCGCTTCGCTTCTCACTTAAAGCGAGCGCTTCAGCGCTTTTCACAACACTACCTCGAAGGTAAAGAGACTGTctccgatagaccctcgactcaataGACACTATATTACCCATCAAAAAGGGGGGGAAATTGTCAATGCATtaccaaacaacaacataccagtgtaatcccacaaagtggggtcctTAGGAGGTAGGGTAGAATGTAtgtagaccttacccctacctcgaaGGTAAagagactattttcgatagacccccagctcaaagACCATTGCATTACCAAACAACAATATAgccagtgtaatcccataaaCTTGGACCCTCTAAAGgcagggtagagtgtatgcagaccttacccctatctTAAAGGTAAAGAGATTGTTCCTGATAGACACTCAGCTCAAAGGACACTATATTACCAAACAATAATATACCAAGTGTAATCCAACAAAGTGGGGTCCTCGGGAGGTAGGGTAGAGTGTATGTAGACCTTACCCTTACCTCGAAGGTAAAGAGATTATTTTCGATAAATCCTCGGCTCAAAGGACACTCTATtaccaaacaacaacataccaaatGTAATCCCATAAAGTGGGGTCCCTGAGAGGtaaggtagagtgtacgcagaccctATCCCTACGACGAAGGTAAAGAGATCGTTTTCGATAGACACTCAACTCAAAGGATACTATATTACCAAACAGGAACATGGCCAGTGTAATCCCACGAAGTAGGGTCCTCAGAAGgtagggtagagtgtatgcaaacCGTACCCTTACCTTGAAGATTGTTTTCGATATATTCTCAGCTCAAAGGACACTATATTACATAACAACATACCTAATGAAATCACACAAAGTGGGGTCCTCGGGAGGTAGGCTAAAgtgtacacaaaccttacccTTACCTAGAAAGTAAAGAGACTATTTTgaatagaccctcagctcaaagGACATTATATTACcaaacaacataccaagtgtaatcccacaaagtaaGATCCTCGCGAGGTAGGGTCGAGTGTACGCAAATCTTACCATTACTTCGAAGGTAAAGAGTTTGTCTCCGATAGACCCTCAACTCAAAGGCACTATATTACTGATCCAAAAGGGCACAAATTGCCAGTGTATTaccaaacaacaacatactcagtgtaatcccacaaaatGGGGTCCTCGGGAGGTAGGGCAGAGTGTAtatagaccttacccctacctcgaaGGTAAAGAAACTATTTTTGATAGGCGCCCAGCTCAAAGGACACTGTATtacaaaacaacaacataccagtgaAATCTCACAAAATGGGGTCCTCGAGATGtaaggtagagtgtacgcagacttTACCCTGACCTTAaaggtaaagaggttgtttccaatagacacTCAGCTAAAAGGACACTATATTACCAAACAAAGACATACATACAGTAGTCCCACGAAGTGGGGTCCTCGGaaggaagggtagagtgtacggaGACCATACCCTTCCCTCGAAGGTAAAGAGACTGTTTCTAATAGTCCCTTAGCTCAAAGGACACTATTTTACCAAACAACAACATAGCAAGTGTAATCGAACAAAGTGGGGTCCTTGGAAGGTAGGGTAGAGTGTATGTTGACTTTACCCTTACCTAGAAGGTAAAGAGATTGCTTTCAATAGACCCTAAGCTCAAAGGAAACTATAtaacaaaacaacaacataccgaaTGTAATCGCCCAAAGTGGGGTCCTTGGAAGgtagggtagagtgtatgcagaccttacccttACCTCGAAGGTAAAGAGATTGTTTCCAAAAGACCTTTAGCTCAAAGAACACTATATTaccaaacaacaacatactcagcgTAATCACACAAAATGGGGTCCTTGGAAGGTAGGGCAaagtgtacgcaaaccttactCTTACCTCGAAGGTAAACACcatattttcgatagaccctcaatTCAAAGGACACTATATTACCAAACAACAACGTAGCCAGTGTAATCCTACAAAGTGGGGTCCTCGAAAGGTAGGGTAGAGTGCacgcaaaccttacccctaccttaaAGGTAAACAAATAGTTTCAGATAGACACTCAACTCAAAGGATACTATATTACCAAGCAACAACTTATATAGTGTaattccacaaagtggggtcctCGAGAGgtagggtagagtgtacgcacgttgttttcaatagaccctcagctcaaagGACACTATATTACCATGTAATCGCACAAAGTGGGGTCCTTAGAAAGTATGGTAGAGTGTACGCACGCCTTACCCTTAACTTGAAGGTAAAGAAACTGTTTCCGataagaccctcggctcaaagaACACTATATTACCAAATAACAActtacccagtgtaatcccacaaagtggagttCTTGGAAGGTAGCGTATAATGTACGAAAACCTTACGCGTACCTCAAAGGTAAAGAGACTGATTTCGACAGACCATCAGCTCAACAGACACTATATtaccaaacaacaacatacctagtataatACCATAAAGTGGGGTCCTCGCGAGgtaggatagagtgtacgcagaccttaccattACCTCGAAGGTAAAGAGACAGTTTACGatatagaccctcagctcaaagaACACTATATTACCATTCCAAAAAGAGGACAAATTGCCAGTGTATTACCAAACAACAGCAtgcccagtgtaatcccacaaagtaaGGTCATCGGGAGGTAGGTAACGTATATGCAGACCTTATCCATACCTCCAAGGTaaagagactgtttccgatagaccctcagctcaaagGACATTGTAtaaccaaacaacaacatacctagtataatcACACAAAGTGGAGTCCTTGGAAGGTAGGGTAGAGTGTACGCGGACCTACCCTTACCTCGAAGGTAACAAGactatttccaatagaccctcagctcaaagaACACTATGTTACCAAACAAcgacatacccagtgtaatcgcACAAAAGGTGGTATTGGAAAGTAGGGTAGtttgtatgcagaccttacccttACCTCGAAGGTAAAGAcactgtttccaatagacctaCAACTCAAAGGACACTATATTATCATATTATCAAACAACAATATATCTAATGTAATCGCACAAAGTGGGGTCCTCAGGAGGTAGGGGTAGAGTACACACAGACCTTACCCTTACCACAAAGGTAAAGAGACTGTTTCccatagaccctcagctcaaaagACACTATATTaccaaacaacaacaaacctagtgtaatCGCACAAAGTGGGGTCCTTGGAGGAAAGgttagagtgtacgcagaccttatgCTTACCTCAAAGCTAAAGAGACTGATTTCAATAGACCTTCAACTCAAGGGACGCTATATTAccaaacaacatacccaatataatcCCATATAGCGGAGTCCTCGTGAGGTacgatagagtgtacgcagaccttacccttaCCTCAAAGGTAAAGAGACGGTCTCTGATAGACACTATATTACCAATCCAAAAGGGCGATAAATGGCCAGTGTATTAGcaaataacaacatacccaatgtaatcccacaaagtggggtcctCAAAAGGTAAGGTAGAGCAAATGTTGACCCTATCCTTACCTCGAAAGTAAAGACACTATAtctgatagaccctcagctcaaagGACATAGTATtaccaaacaacaacataccc
Coding sequences:
- the LOC107843545 gene encoding small RNA degrading nuclease 3 isoform X1; this encodes MISSILAHLDPLQGWLVTRRSYFDQSKAMVAIDCEMVLCQDGTEALVRICAVDRNLEVKLNEFVNRSKPIADYRTEITGITAGDLDGVSCSLADVQTSMKKLLSHGTILIGHSLHNDLRALKIDHARVIDTSYAFKYQDEPYYKPSVSNLCKSVLRFKLRKMGSPHICLDDASAAMKLVLAKVENGVDNIIPLVHEEVAALLVHRIPVAVHSQELHKVIPGEFTVAVKANRKGQADKYTAYVNFKNQHEANEAFDKLEGNQEKDTWGRPQKLVSFHLDSGISGSLCVRKMVDNTYSKEVTPMKRSFEEDKETVEESKKPRTDYQCTEIKEFSAGCNQCETHSKEIERLKKELSHRDEEISSLNRLIVNLVRKHAL
- the LOC107843545 gene encoding small RNA degrading nuclease 3 isoform X2 produces the protein MVAIDCEMVLCQDGTEALVRICAVDRNLEVKLNEFVNRSKPIADYRTEITGITAGDLDGVSCSLADVQTSMKKLLSHGTILIGHSLHNDLRALKIDHARVIDTSYAFKYQDEPYYKPSVSNLCKSVLRFKLRKMGSPHICLDDASAAMKLVLAKVENGVDNIIPLVHEEVAALLVHRIPVAVHSQELHKVIPGEFTVAVKANRKGQADKYTAYVNFKNQHEANEAFDKLEGNQEKDTWGRPQKLVSFHLDSGISGSLCVRKMVDNTYSKEVTPMKRSFEEDKETVEESKKPRTDYQCTEIKEFSAGCNQCETHSKEIERLKKELSHRDEEISSLNRLIVNLVRKHAL